The Desulfobulbaceae bacterium genome contains the following window.
TGTTGGCGGGAGTTGTGTTTGAGCCGTTTTATCGCCTTGATCTAGGTGGGGAGTATTCACTGGCTGATTTTTCTGATAATAACTGGACGACAGGTTACGGTTTATGGGCATCATATCTTCTGCTTTCACAGCCGACCTATCTCCAGTTTATTTATAAATATGATTTCAAAGAGTCCAATGAAGGTGCGAGTCAGGGTGGCACTGTGACCAGCGATGGTTTCTCAAAAGATGATCACCCTTATTGGTCACCCAAAAATTATTGGTCAAATCAGTTTGGGGTATTGTACAAACACGAATTTGGCAATGACTCAATTATCCGTAAAGTGACAAAACATTATACCGTAGAATATTATCTAGGTCATGATTCTGCCGGGAATGGATTTCAAGGTGCAAAAGGCGGTTTTTTTGTCGAAATTACGCCTGAATTGCTGTTGAGTGCGGAGGGCGAACTGGTTTCATCTCCAGTTTATCGAAAGAAACTGTACTCTCTTACCGCTAGTTATAGCTGGTAAAGTGAACAATTGATGGTTTTTTTAGAATGCACGTATCTGCCAAGAGATTGCTCTGTGCAGCATTGCATGTTACGCCTTAATTTGTTACTAATAGATGAGTTTAACGACTTGAGTGAATAGGGGTTCAACCTTTTCTGAGCAAAACTGACCCAATGAGTAGGAGTGAACAGTGGATGGCTGGCAGGAAGTTTTGAAAATAGTGGCAATCTTTGTTGTGATACTCTTTGTCGGTGGCTGGGTGGTCCCTAAACTTGGGATGACCTACTCCTGACGAGATGGTAACTGCAGGCCGGATCGGTCTGTTAAAAAAGTAAAAGATAAATTGACCAAATAACGTAACCGGTTATCATAATAAAATTATATTTGTTAACCCTGCATATTATGGCAGGGTTTTTCCTTTTGGAGGGTAGTGATGGTAGTTAGAGTACCAATGTCAAAAACTGGTCACACGCGTCTGCGTGAAGAGCTGACGCAACTTGAAAGACACGATCGAATGGATGTTGTAAGGGCAATTGAAGTTGCGCGTGCCCATGGCGATCTTAAAGAAAATGCCGAGTATCATGCCGCCAAAGAGCGTCAGGGTCATATTGAAGGTCGGATCATGGAGCTTAAAGACAAGTTGGGGCGCTCCGAAGTTATAGACTGTACCCAGGTTCCAATTGACCGGGTTGTCTTTGGTGTTGTTGTAACCTTGGTTGATCTCGATTCGGATGAGCAAATTACCTATAAGCTTCTGGGGTCGGAAGAGTCTGATGTTAATGCAGGCAGTATTTCGGTGATGTCTCCAATTGGTCAGGCAATTATTGGTAAAGAAGAAGGGGACGAGGTAACTGTTAAAACTCCTGGTGGGCAGAGGAAATTTGAGGTTATTGAGATAACGCTCTCAGAAGTGCCTTAGGAGGGTGGAGGGTTTTTGCGAGTGCGCTGCCGGGTCAGGGTCCGCACTCGGGCCGAGCTATAATTCCGTCTAGGAAGATACTGCTGATTGTTTCGGCTGTTTGTTCGAGGGTGTACGTATGTGAGGGAGTGAGAATCCAGAGGCGCGAAACCTCATCAAGGGCGCCAAAGAAGGCTCTCTTTACAATGCCTGGGAGTAGGTTTGGGCGAAAGACGTTGTTTTTTTGACCGAGGTGAATGATTTCCGAAATAATATTCACGTAGTCAGCAAACTGATTAACTCTGTACTCTTTGACATGCTCGCTGCTCTGCCGTAACTCCATCTGAAGAACCTCTGCGAGTTCTTTCTTGTTAATCACTAACTGTAAATGATGTGTCGCAAAGATGTGCAGCATTTCGCGTGGGTCAGTGACTTTTGCGATAGCCTCTTTAATCTCTATGATAAGTTTGCCGATCTCTTCTTCAAAAAGTGTAAGAAGAATGTCGTATTTATTGTTGAAATACAGGTAGATGGTTCCGTCCGCAACTTTGGCCTCTTTCGCTATGTCAGATATCCTGGCGTTAAAAAATCCCTTGTGCCCAAAAACTTTAATGGCTGAGTTAAGGATTTTTTGATGCTTATCGGCCTTCTTCATTGCTTTGGCACCTTATTCTTTGTATTTTAAAAACCGAAGCTGAAGCTTAAAATGAATACCAATTCATTTTTTTATGATAAATTGTGGCTAGTTAACTGTCAAGAACTAAAATTCCTGTCTCGTACGGGTCGTCTACGTTCCTAGTTGGCGGTAATATCAGCACATTTCTAAAAGTAATCTAATCAGAAGAAAAAAATATTTATCGAAAGGGGTGCGTTTATGAAAGTTTTGGTTGTTGGCTCTGGAGGGAGAGAACATGCGTTGGTTTGGAAGTTAAACAGTAGTGAAAAAGTTGATCAGGTGTTTTGTGCACCAGGTAATGCTGGGATACGCTCTATTGCTACTTGTGTTGATATCGGAGCTAACGAAATTGCAAAGCTCTCTGCCTTTGCCGAAAGTGAAGGGGTTGACCTTACCATTGTCGGCCCTGAAGAACCGCTGACGCTTGGTATTGTTGATTATTTCCAAAAGAAGGGGCAGCGTGTTTTTGGCCCTAGTCAGAAAGCGGCGGCCTTGGAAGGCAGTAAGGTGTTTATGAAAGATCTTCTGCAAAAATATGCTATTCCTTCCGGCTTTTATGGAGTTTTTACTGATCGTGACCAAGCTGTCGCCTATATTCATGAAAAAGGTGCGCCGATAGTTGTCAAGGCCGACGGTTTGGCTGCCGGTAAAGGAGTTATTGTTGCCGCTACAATTGATGAAGCTGTCGGTGCAGTTGATCTGATACTCCTTGATAAGGTTTTTGGTGCAGCTGGAAGCAGGGTTGTTATTGAGGAGTTCCTGCCTGGTGAGGAGGCCTCGTTTCTCGCTTTTACAGATGGGAAGACTGTTCTGCCATTGCCCACTTCGCAGGATCATAAGGCTGCGTACGATGGCGATAAAGGCCCTAATACCGGCGGGATGGGGGCCTATTCTCCGGCCCCGGTAGTCACAGCTGAACTCCACAAGCAAGCTATGGAAAAGATTATGATTCCAACGGTAAAGGCCCTGGCAGCAGAAGGCGCTCCCTATAAGGGGATTCTTTACGCTGGACTAATGATTAAAGACGGTGTTGCCAAGGTTTTAGAGTTTAACTGCCGGTTTGGTGATCCTGAAGCACAGCCGCTTTTGATGCGTGTTAAAACTGATATTGTCGATATCGTCGAAGCGATTATTGATGACAGACTTGACGAGGTTCAACTTGTAATTGATCCTCGTCCAACAGTATGTGTTGTTCTTGCTTCTGGTGGTTATCCTGGCTCCTATGAAAAGGGTAAGGTTATTCATGGTCTTAATAGTGACTTCGGTGAAGATCTGGTTGTGTTTCATGCAGGTACGGCCTTGAAGGATGGTCAGGTTGTTAGCGCTGGAGGACGGGTTCTGGGCGTT
Protein-coding sequences here:
- the greA gene encoding transcription elongation factor GreA, with translation MVVRVPMSKTGHTRLREELTQLERHDRMDVVRAIEVARAHGDLKENAEYHAAKERQGHIEGRIMELKDKLGRSEVIDCTQVPIDRVVFGVVVTLVDLDSDEQITYKLLGSEESDVNAGSISVMSPIGQAIIGKEEGDEVTVKTPGGQRKFEVIEITLSEVP
- a CDS encoding TetR/AcrR family transcriptional regulator encodes the protein MKKADKHQKILNSAIKVFGHKGFFNARISDIAKEAKVADGTIYLYFNNKYDILLTLFEEEIGKLIIEIKEAIAKVTDPREMLHIFATHHLQLVINKKELAEVLQMELRQSSEHVKEYRVNQFADYVNIISEIIHLGQKNNVFRPNLLPGIVKRAFFGALDEVSRLWILTPSHTYTLEQTAETISSIFLDGIIARPECGP
- the purD gene encoding phosphoribosylamine--glycine ligase — translated: MKVLVVGSGGREHALVWKLNSSEKVDQVFCAPGNAGIRSIATCVDIGANEIAKLSAFAESEGVDLTIVGPEEPLTLGIVDYFQKKGQRVFGPSQKAAALEGSKVFMKDLLQKYAIPSGFYGVFTDRDQAVAYIHEKGAPIVVKADGLAAGKGVIVAATIDEAVGAVDLILLDKVFGAAGSRVVIEEFLPGEEASFLAFTDGKTVLPLPTSQDHKAAYDGDKGPNTGGMGAYSPAPVVTAELHKQAMEKIMIPTVKALAAEGAPYKGILYAGLMIKDGVAKVLEFNCRFGDPEAQPLLMRVKTDIVDIVEAIIDDRLDEVQLVIDPRPTVCVVLASGGYPGSYEKGKVIHGLNSDFGEDLVVFHAGTALKDGQVVSAGGRVLGVTSIADTLEKAISRAYAAVAKISWDGCFYRKDIGQKALVRAFSSTAQVGIVLGSDSDLPVFQGCIDFLKKMDVRFELIVASAHRTPERAGAYAETARQRGLKIIIAGAGMAAHLAGVLAAHTTVPIIGVPIDSSSLKGLDALLATVQMPPGVPVATMGIGKSGAKNAAILACQILSVADSSLVDKLADFKAEMAREVEEKSKRIEICC